Part of the Musa acuminata AAA Group cultivar baxijiao chromosome BXJ2-7, Cavendish_Baxijiao_AAA, whole genome shotgun sequence genome is shown below.
GTTGCAAATTGACGAATTGAATAGGTTTGATGTCGTGACATGATTATCATACAAGTGGCTTTGTGTTGACAATCCACATTCGGTAAACACATCTCACTTGACATGAACATGACATAAACCAATTGTCAACCAGACTATTAATGGAATGAGGTAATGAGATCAGCAATGCAGCAAAATATTCTGCCCTTGCATCATATGTtctgagttcaaaatccaaaccaAACTTTCAATCCTGATATCTAATGTCTAAAACTACATAAGTTTCCAGTCCAAACTAAATGAACTCTCTCAAGGTTTCCTACTGGTGCAATAGAACAGGCAGTTTTGGAAAAAGCAGGATAACTAAAACTTGAACAGCAGAAAAGTAATGTCTGGAAAAAGAAAACCTCACTAAGATTTTGAGCGCACCCAAAATATATGATCCCCAGAGCTAAACCAATAGCTGTTGTTCCAGTACCCGAATCTAGGACTAGAACAATTTGCTGATCTCTTCCAAATACGTGAGCTTGAGAAAGGTATTTCACTAGCCGGATGATACCTATAAGATAAAATCAGAACAGACAGTCTGGTGCAGATATCTGGTCATCTGTTGATGTATAAAGCATCAAATTCTTGCAAAATAAATGTGAGAGAATAGGAGTGATGACAAAATAAGAGCTGTAAGTTTGATTCTTTAATGTATAAAAAAATATGTTGACTTATGATTGTAGATATCACTTAGTAGATAAGAATATACAGCTACAAAATGTCAGCTGTAGATGGGAGCAAATAGAAGAAAGAGATAAACCACTAAAAGATACAATAGTGTTAACAGGGTTACTATATGCATCATTTAAAGGGGGCAAAGAAGAACAACAGAACAGGTTAACTGCATCTATGCTACTTCGGTTCCATAAGAATTGATGCTATTATTATTCACATGCAAGATTCAAACCTACTACGAACATAACAATAATAACATTTTATCTTGGTTTCATCCATTTATTATTCACATTTCTTCTTCTCCAGCCTCTCATAAATTATGATCTCATCCACAAATCACTTTGCAAACACTTCATgcacaatttttttaaaattgaaggaaaaaaaaatcttctacCTACTTATATATTACAGCTAATATGCAAATATGTACATGATGATTATAAGGATTTGAAGATGCAGCTAACACATGGGAAATTTAACAACATCAGTATGTTTCAACAGAAGCTGATTggaaaattagtttttttttaagaattgGCACAAATGGTTACTtgtttcttcaaaattttgaAATACTTTTTCAATGTTAGACATGAATATAGAACCAAGCATTTAAGTGCTACTGGCATACCCAGTTTGTTGGTTGGTGACACATTATCTAGTGCTGGTACAGCATGGAAAAATATTGTGCCAACATGGGTAAACTTGGCAGCAAAGTTAGCAAAGAGACTACAAAACCTGGTGATGAGGGAATTTATTGAGAGAAAGATTGTAAGATATAAATTGGTCTTGTCTGAAAAACAGTTTATTACTAGTTGAGTAATATCTATCTTTCCAAAGAGTATAAATTTCAGTATTGAATGGTACATTATTTCTCTTAATGTGCTACTGTGGTTACCACTTGTTGTTTTCTATAAATTTCAACTTTCATTCAAGTgttgatatttttcttttatattatcTTTTCAATGTTGAATTCCCAAAAACAACTCAAACATGCAACCTAAATTACTTGGCCTGTAAAAACAGAAAAAGCGAAAGTTTTCTAAACCTTGCATGCTCGTAATAATGGTTAGAACACAACAAAAAAATCATGCATAAGATACTAAAATTGCAAAAGTGTAGGAAGAGAGGAACTACACCAACTGAATCAATGAGCAGACATTGTCCAACTAAAACAAGTTGAAAAAAGCTTTTATCAATGGAGTATACCATGTGAATTATAAATGCCTAGATTGTAAAGGAAAATATCCAATCATATGATGGCTGCCCCTGTGTATGAGAGGTTGAGTTCTAGAGGAAAGTTGGATCCTTGAGATAGATGCAACATATAGAGATTGACAATATATGAGTTTTTTATTCAAAACAGAAAATTGACAACAGGAAACTAAGATTACAAGCTGGATAAACAACATAGCATTACTAGCAAAGCTGTATAAATTGTGAAACCTTTCTGATAAAGTGTTTGCAATACAGACTCTTTGGGTAACAACCACGTAGCATATAGATTAACTCAAGAACGCTGTCCTTCATAGTTCATCAGTGATTAGACAAAGGAAGATGGATTCTGATAAAAAAAATACGCTTCCctattattgataaaaatatgtaTCTAAAAGAAAGTTTGCAAGATAAGAAATATATGACTATATGTATGAACCACATAAATCTACCCAATTCTATTAACCAATGCAATATGACATATTGTTCATATGAAATAGAACAAACACTATGTAAGGAATTACATGAAATGATCATACTACCTAAGGACCAAATAAAAGCACTTTTGAATTCACAAGCATAAGAATGGATTCGTTCGATGACATTAATCAAAGAGAATTTGCTTTCAAGATAATGATCAAATCAGCCTACCCAATAATCCTACGACACTGCAAGCACCTTCATTGACAATCACAACTCTTCTCAAACTCGTTTCACTTGAACACTCCGAAAGAGGATCTCCACGGCCATCCATAGGCACACTATCACTctcctccaaattcaaaccattaGAATTCTTCAGAATATCATCCACCCAGAGGACATTCCCCTCACCACCTGCAACCGACTCGGCGTGCTTCAGAAGCATCTCTTCCCTCCTCGCGTATGTGGAGCGCTCGACGTAGTTCACGCTCCCATACATCAACGACACCAGATTGTAGCCGGTGGGCACCTCCGGCTGCTCTCCTCTCAGCAACAGGTGCGCCCTTAGCCCCCTCTCCGCACAACAAACAGCTGCACCAAAGCCCATCGACAATCAAGTTCAAATCTTGAAAGGGGAGGGAGAGAGGGTGATCCTACCAACAGCAGCGGCATGAGCACTTTGGCAGCCTCCACAAGTGACCTACCAAAGAAATCATGAAAACAATAATGCTCATGATTTCGATGCAAATGATGAGACAAGCGCCAAAAGGGAATCACCAGGTCGGTAGCAGAGTGGCGTCGGAGGAGCGGGACGAGGGCATCGAGCTTTCTCGCCTTGTTGCCGTTGACCAGGGGATGCAAGAGGTCGTCCCGGATCAAGTAGAAGAACGGGGCATCGAAGTCCCTGACCTCGACGGTCGAAGCAGGGCCACCAAAGACGGGGGCGAGGTCGCTGGAGTATGAGGACGAGGAGAGGGAGATGCTGTGGATTGGGGCGGCCGGGGAGGGCAGCATCCACTGGCGGTGGAGGAGAGAGGAGCAGCGGCGGACGAGATTAAGCCTCGAGACAAGGGGCCGCGGCCGTGGAGGTGGGACTGTGAACCGGCACAGCAACATCCGCTTCGCCGCGACTGCGCGCTTCGAAGTGGCAGCAGCGTTTGTTTGACGACTCTGGTCCTCCTTTTGTCTTTGCTGTCATTTCTATTATCCTCCCtggtaaatttaaaattaaagaataaatctcatattcaaatcaaaacaTCATTtgctatattaattttttttttcaaaaattaatattatatatatatatatatatatatatatatatatatatatatatatatatatatatatcatcagcaGATAAGAGATaagtttaaacaaaaaaaaaaacaattattcAAGTCACATTAAAATATAAACCttattattattgaaaataaCATTAAATCGATTTTATTCAAAATATCCACGTATAGATTTACATATTAATCTTTAGgtaatttttctaaaaaatatttatattttaattatttttcaatcAATACCCTTATTTTATTTTCCCTAATTTTAAAAATACTCAAACCATCCCTCAAAATTTTTTTCACTTATTACAGTTTTTTAGTCTGTGGCCACAGTATTTTAGCCATCACAACAAAAACACTTAAAATCTatttgaaaatactataaataatataaatagacttTTAACCTCAATCAAACTGGCTAGAagcctaaaaatatgatattataattatCTATGATGAATGACAATAAAAAAGGCTTAATATGatgatatttatagtattttttaataatatttttaatacacaAATAAAACACTGTAAatgttattaaaaaatactataaaacgaGCCAAATGAAAACCTCATAACAGTTGGAAACTGATTAAAAGAATAAACAAAAAAGATTGATGAGCGAATTTTAAGAGATgttctatatattttttaaaaattaaagatattatttgaaaaaaaaataaaagaagcgtATGTTTTGAAAAACATctaaaatcttataatatatatatatatatatatatatatatatataatttttgtagCTCCTAATTTCCACATTGATTTCTCAATTCACTTTTACTTGCATCCAAGTTTGCAAAATCTTGGACATTAACCATAACAGTAGACATATTCCAAGAATTTCTTACCAAATAGGGTTAATATGTTAGACATTAACTTGTTAAAACAATGAACAACCATATGATGCATCAATTTGCTGACCGCTCCAGAAAGATGGCAACACCTTTCTCATGCCGTTTGCCATACGGGAAATGTCCCTGTCGATACCCAGCTGTGAACAACCAACTACAGCTATCGCTGAATGACTTGTAATAATACTCATCTTACCTTGGAAGTTTCTAATGTGGTGCTAAGGTTCAAAGATATCAGAAGCTTCCGCCAAAACCATTAGGAGAATCCAAATGTGAATTCTCATCATTGGATGTAGCTCCAGCAAACgtaggttgagcttgaacttataCTTTCTAAATTCAACTCAGTGAAAAAACAATTATGCATGTAATTTCCAGCATCAATTAACTACTAAAACTGGTGCAAAAAAGTACCTAATTCAGCTCACTGGAGTTCGTCTGCTGCTATACTGAACACTAAActgattaataaataaataaaaacacacATGCATCGTATCCAAATCTATATTCAAAAAGGTGTAAGCATAGCACTGAAATCTAGATACAAAAAGGCTTACATGGTGGTGAGCGTCAATATTTGATTGACTTAGAGTGCCAGAATagtctcttcttttttcttttttgtttagcTCTACGTATAAGTTCATGCTGAATTTAGTAAAGTGATTAATGTAAAAAAAAACATTCATAAAAAGGTTACTATAGCACCTGATCTTGGTAAGTAATTTTGTATCTTAGGCTGTGGCTTGTATTACAGAACCAAATAACACTCGATCTGCATTCATCCAACTGACCTGATACAATCATACAATGACTGCTATTTCTCCTGGCTTTTATGAATATATATGGAATTCTTTACAATATCCAGATGTTGAATTTAAAAGCATTCAAAGATAATCTCCAATGTATCATGAAAAATGACCATCTACTGTCTAGCATATATTTCTGTCCAAATCTTTTAATCGAAAAATAAATGATGACAATCTAAAGCAATATGttgtaagcaaaaaaaaaaacaaaaataagagGTTGAGAACATATTAACAAAATCCTCTATTACAAACATGACTTTGTTAAGCACAGATGGGATGGAGATTATTTCATGACAACGCATAATCTAACCCCTTACAAGAGAATCTCGAGCGTAAACCCGTACCTTTCTGAAGCTGAACTTATAAAATGGCATTTGGCTCAGCCACAATACTGCAGTTTCTCCCAAATTTGGAGCTAAACGAGTCAGATTGTTTCTCTTCTTTGTTCAAACAAATCGACAATTTTCATGCATGGATTTTCTGGATGGTGGTATAGATGCAAGCAGGAATCAAGGCAAGGTGACTCACTTAATACCAACTTCTCTCTTCCTCTTCACCGACCTTTATCACCTTTTGCTGCAGGGCCGGAGGGAGATCTTATTTTCAGGGCTTGCAATAGAATGTGTAATCGGGGCAGTTCATATGATCAAGTTTGCTGATGACGCAATCGTATTCTGCCAGGATGGCCAATAGCAACTTAAGAACCTCAGACTGCTTCACATACTCCAATGATTGTTTACCTGAAAAAAATCATGCTAGTCCAGAATGATTTATCTCAGCTACTCACAGAGTCGAGGGTTGGCTTTGGCAAACCTATTTGGATCACTCCAGATGATGGAACTGTGTTGGTCTGCCCTTTAGAGACCATAAACACCATACAGATCATGATCAGTTGCCACTTCTACTAATTACTGGAAGCAGGTTGGCACCTCAGCAAGCAAAAACTGTATCCACCACAAGGCACTTGGTGTTCATAAACTGCATCCTTATATATCTTACAAACTACACATGGGAATTCATTAAACATCAAAGTAAATGacaaagtttgaaaatgattcctGTGGACAGAAACTGGAAATACAAAGGTTTCCTCGTCACACAGTAATAGATCTAAACCAGAAGACGGCTTGGCATCTTATCACTTATACATCAAAATATCATCCTAATGGGCAACTACTGGTGACATCTTAATCCCAGAAGCGAGCATGCTACTTAAAAGTCTATTAACTACCTTTGTATTCACAGGTGTAATTGGAATAAAGACTGTGA
Proteins encoded:
- the LOC103992094 gene encoding putative D-cysteine desulfhydrase 2, mitochondrial, which translates into the protein MLLCRFTVPPPRPRPLVSRLNLVRRCSSLLHRQWMLPSPAAPIHSISLSSSSYSSDLAPVFGGPASTVEVRDFDAPFFYLIRDDLLHPLVNGNKARKLDALVPLLRRHSATDLVTCGGCQSAHAAAVAVCCAERGLRAHLLLRGEQPEVPTGYNLVSLMYGSVNYVERSTYARREEMLLKHAESVAGGEGNVLWVDDILKNSNGLNLEESDSVPMDGRGDPLSECSSETSLRRVVIVNEGACSVVGLLGIIRLVKYLSQAHVFGRDQQIVLVLDSGTGTTAIGLALGIIYFGLPWRITAVTLADSRDWYKEREKCLISNFKSIYGLETVEHNEGIIHWVDRLHPRRFGKVLNGEIDLCRRIAQQTGVLLDPIYTLAAWEHAVLLADAEAESHAKVVMLHTGGTLGLFGLAQRYVSDFRSGVPTVHTL